TTTAGCCCTAATTGTTGGCGAATCGCATCAGAAGTTGCTTGTAAGGTCTTCGTACTAGCGATTTGATAAGAACTGGTATTAATCCAAGCGGGCGTACCAACCAGTTGCGTAGACTGAATATTCTTCGTGTTTTCATGGTCATGTGTGGCTAAACCGACTAATTCTTTGAAGCTCAGGTCGGTCTTTAAGTTGCCCTTAAGTGAACTTAGTAATTCACTGTAATGAGTGAGAGTCGCCGTTTTAGCAAGTTTAGCGAGGACTGCCTTCATGACTTGTTGCTGCCGTAGCTGGCGGCCATAATCGCCCCGTGGATCTTGGTGCCGCATCCGAGTATACGCCAATGCTTCTTTCCCATTGAGGTGATGGGTCCCTTTAGTGACGGTAATATTATCAAAGGTGACATCCATCGGACTGGTGATGGTGACCCCGCCAACGGCATTCACAATTTGTTTCAAACCACCCATATTAATTGTGGCATAGTAGTTAATGGGGATGTTGAGCAACCGGCTGACACTAGCTTTTGCCATATCGGAACCGCCGATATTGTAAGCGGCGTTTAGTTTTTGGACATTAGTTTGTGAGTCGCCCACCATTTCGGCTAAGGTGTCACGTGGAATACTGGTAATGACGGTTTTTTTAGTCTGCGGATTGATGGTCACGACCATAATCGTATCAGAATTCCCCTTATCAATCCGGCCATCGGCGCCAGTATCGGTCCCCAATAATAAGATGCTGAGTGGTTTGCTGGTGTCGACATTTTTGGCCGTTTTACCGGAATTAATTGATGATTGGTAGGCCGCTAAAGTTTGATGGACGAATAGGCCGCCAGCAATTAAAACGATTAAGGCAACGATGCCCCCTGCGATTAGTACCGGTCGTAATTTAAAATGTGCCATAAGTTGTTTGTAACTTCCCCTCTGTTTTTTGGTGCAAAGTTCCCCGCGTTTTTAAAAACTATAGTAGCTAGCATACCGGTTTTGTTGTGAGCTGGAAAATACTTAATTTAAGTGTACGTAATTTAAAAAATAGATACCATTGAACCGTCTTAGATAGGTAACTGTGCAAATAGTCTGGCCGGAAAAGACCGGGTCGTTTAATGAAAGGTTAAATTAACGGAATAAGATTGCGTCACGTGACGATAATGCTTATGATATAAGGGTAGAATTGAAAGATAAGGAGGCGCTTGTTATGGCATTAAAGGAATCTAAAATCCGCCTTGAATTTGATGCGGAGGTCTTGCGTAATGAGATTTTTGACATCGAAGATTTTGCCAGTTTTCAACGTTTTTGGCACCGATTTGAACATTTTCTGGAGGATCGGGTGGTGTTAGGTCATCTGAACGTGTTGGAAAGTCATGGGTTAATCCCGAGTGATTTTAAAGACGTTGCGGGTCGTTTGAGTTACCATGCCGGCCGTGACCAATACACGATTGACTATCACCAGATTGTAAGAGAATGGTTAGTCACGATTCAATAATATTGTTAGCTTAGTCAAGTTAATCATTGGAGCGATAAAACAACGTGAGTAAAGCAAATCCTCAGTCGGATGCGGCCAATCAATTATTACCCGCCGCTCCCGAATTATTACAAGCAGTTGACCAGCTGAAGGCGTATTCGTTACGGTATGAAGTCGCGATGAAGCTTGTTTTAGATAAGTTAGACTATATTAGTCGTGAGTATGAACTACGCTATGGCTATGCGTTGATTGATAGTGAACAGTCCCGCATCAAGTCGCCGGAAAGTATCATCGGTAAGGTCAAACGTAAGCAGTTACCGTTAACGCTGGCAACGGTGTTTGATAATTTACATGATATTGCTGGGATTCGGTTAATCGTTCGATTTTTGAGCGACATTAAAATCGTCGAAGACTTATTGGCGACCCAAGCGGATATTAAAGTGTTACGCGTCAAAGATTATGTGCATCACCCGAAGGCGAATGGCTATCAAAGCCTACATTTGATTTTGGGCGTCCCAGTGTATACCGTCGATGGCCCGAATATTATTGAAGTCGAATTGCAGATTCGGACGATTGCGATGAATTTCTGGGCGTCGTTAGAACATGAACTGAACTATAAAAAGAATGTGCCTGAACAAGCGACCTTACAGCGGGCCTTGACTAAAAAGGCTCGGTTAATTACTCGTTTAGATCAAGAAATGGATGATATTAAGACTCGGATGTATGATCAAGATCCTAAGTAACTAGCCTGCGCACCGCAAAAAGACGCCAGCCAATTGGTTTTAAACCAGTTAGCCGGCGCTTTGTTTTATTTTTAGTTGTGTAAAGCTAGTTCATCACGTTGCGGTAGCACCCAGTCGTCGGCGAGTAATTGGTGGAACTTACGGCCGATAGGGACCCACAGTTGAGCGTGCCAAATATCTTGGACGCTTTCCCAAAATATTGAGTCTTGGCGCTGCCGATTGCTGACGTTGACGGGGAGATATTGCCCGGTTTCAGTTTGGACAATAATTTGAGGATAGAATACTTTCACAATTTTAGCCGCCATGATATTTTTAATACGTGGGTTATTATCCAGTAGCATCTTGTGCATCTCACTTTCCAGCTGACTTCATTAGTAACACTATGATAATCATACTGATAAAATAGGGTCATTTTGCTGGGGTTAAGTGATCTTTTTGTTATGAATTGCTTTAGTTCCGGTAAGGAAAGTTGTGAATTGGTAAAGCTAGTTAAGGTTCGGTGGGCAAATCGGTAATATCTTTCAGAGGTTTGCCGCGATACCACCAATCATTAATGAAGCTCGCAAGTTGTTCGGGGGTCTCTTGCAACCCAGTCTTCAACCAATAAC
This genomic window from Lactobacillus sp. CBA3606 contains:
- a CDS encoding LCP family protein yields the protein MAHFKLRPVLIAGGIVALIVLIAGGLFVHQTLAAYQSSINSGKTAKNVDTSKPLSILLLGTDTGADGRIDKGNSDTIMVVTINPQTKKTVITSIPRDTLAEMVGDSQTNVQKLNAAYNIGGSDMAKASVSRLLNIPINYYATINMGGLKQIVNAVGGVTITSPMDVTFDNITVTKGTHHLNGKEALAYTRMRHQDPRGDYGRQLRQQQVMKAVLAKLAKTATLTHYSELLSSLKGNLKTDLSFKELVGLATHDHENTKNIQSTQLVGTPAWINTSSYQIASTKTLQATSDAIRQQLGLKKAKLSNMETKLNALNPTYDGINNLNYDTNGLDRITYTDSTN
- a CDS encoding GTP pyrophosphokinase family protein, with the protein product MSKANPQSDAANQLLPAAPELLQAVDQLKAYSLRYEVAMKLVLDKLDYISREYELRYGYALIDSEQSRIKSPESIIGKVKRKQLPLTLATVFDNLHDIAGIRLIVRFLSDIKIVEDLLATQADIKVLRVKDYVHHPKANGYQSLHLILGVPVYTVDGPNIIEVELQIRTIAMNFWASLEHELNYKKNVPEQATLQRALTKKARLITRLDQEMDDIKTRMYDQDPK